One genomic window of Alphaproteobacteria bacterium includes the following:
- a CDS encoding glycosyltransferase family 1 protein, which translates to MKIGIDVRNLSKPLTGIGRYTLELCLQLAKIPDTQLFLYSPAPIIDSIDLSAFEPHTVRCADLQSVWRRQLWAETTLPKWATADAIDIFWGPAHRLPYFLPRKIPSVVTIHDLVYRYHPRTMRLGTRVLDTIQMPLAIKQADHILADSGATQESIYTEFKVAPLKVSIVYNGVSKKMGPIPRPLKFLEKKYILFVGTLEPRKNLVKLLWAYSALDEDAKQATPLVIAGGKGWGDVNLEGLIHKLNLSPFVHLLGYVDDPILQSLYANALFLAMPSLYEGFGLPLIESMSYGVPILTSNTSSMPEVAGDAGYLVDPLNVESIKNGLLTLITDIKLHQALSQKARPNADRFSWEDSAHRLRTIFEKVIMDRQHQ; encoded by the coding sequence ATGAAAATTGGCATTGATGTTCGGAACTTATCAAAACCATTAACGGGTATTGGGCGATATACGCTCGAGCTGTGCCTCCAGCTAGCCAAAATTCCCGACACGCAGCTGTTCCTCTATAGCCCGGCGCCCATTATTGATTCCATCGATTTATCCGCTTTTGAACCCCACACTGTTCGCTGTGCGGACCTGCAATCGGTGTGGCGTCGCCAACTTTGGGCCGAAACAACCCTGCCAAAATGGGCAACGGCGGACGCAATCGATATTTTTTGGGGACCGGCCCACAGGCTCCCCTATTTCTTGCCAAGGAAAATCCCATCCGTTGTTACCATTCATGATTTGGTTTACCGCTATCATCCGCGAACCATGCGTTTGGGGACGCGTGTATTGGATACAATCCAGATGCCCCTGGCAATCAAACAAGCCGATCATATTTTGGCTGATTCAGGCGCAACACAAGAATCCATTTACACCGAATTCAAAGTCGCCCCATTAAAGGTATCTATTGTTTACAACGGCGTTTCCAAAAAAATGGGACCCATCCCACGGCCCCTGAAATTCCTTGAAAAAAAATATATTCTTTTTGTAGGAACACTGGAGCCTCGTAAAAACCTGGTCAAGCTTTTATGGGCCTATAGCGCCCTTGATGAGGATGCAAAACAGGCAACGCCGCTTGTGATTGCCGGGGGAAAAGGATGGGGCGATGTTAATCTTGAGGGGTTAATTCATAAATTAAATCTGTCACCCTTTGTGCATCTTTTGGGTTATGTGGACGACCCCATATTGCAATCGCTTTACGCAAATGCCCTGTTCCTTGCTATGCCATCCTTGTACGAAGGATTTGGCCTCCCCCTGATTGAATCCATGTCCTATGGCGTTCCCATTTTAACATCTAACACATCATCAATGCCAGAGGTTGCCGGGGATGCCGGATATTTGGTCGATCCATTGAATGTGGAATCGATCAAGAATGGTCTTTTGACCCTGATCACAGACATCAAGTTACACCAAGCTTTGTCACAAAAAGCCAGGCCCAATGCTGATCGATTTTCTTGGGAAGATTCGGCACATCGTTTACGGACAATTTTTGAAAAAGTCATCATGGATCGGCAACACCAATGA